The Tubulanus polymorphus chromosome 1, tnTubPoly1.2, whole genome shotgun sequence genome contains a region encoding:
- the LOC141908506 gene encoding uncharacterized protein LOC141908506 isoform X2: MCSVDNKTTLHRCINSAGNKVFLIASSLKMLKDKATKWLSSSEDDPPSVYTSDGTEIFDEEVFEVISQTDTTLLILKSGETLINYDVHKSTLQPDLSSSTDTDISSERSDFIDSEESASIELPKLSADVVDKLSASASAAAAVWDECVTQMAYGLLKRPEGISTSRQYTEACQELIKRYPNLARISAGKVTKPWVAFKKSLSMKVRHIRHYRKKRDNTSASSSYRKAVKVSACRGLSRESPSSPVGGLDEDRSSFTAVKASGRCGLSRESPSPVGFLNEGWSSCEAVKASGRCGLSRESRSPIVFLNEDWSSCEALKSSGRCGLSRESPSPVGFLNEGWSSCEAVKASACRGLSQKSPSPVGFLNEDWSSCEAVKASVCGALSQESPSPVGVLAEDLSPSEVSNSDQADLAMLGEKRLLDRPKIFKLMKATLAQRRQEIRNSGDILFFMQKYKFFQHLDYIFEEFHLMGYARDFLHNFSQRYESMLEKLATLAMMNGDISEDQHQIALIEFVHKETSYNYSRCIISVVDEVDFGKTSNSENSAFPSIVVVGDGVSYAQYFLSIGTVLIDCTTYKDLSGIKLALLATLVLYYIFDLNYPRPFKESLSFFQAVLFQENCRKGNRTAKLFSHFTCS; the protein is encoded by the exons ATGTGTTCGGTCGACAACAAAACCACACTTCATCGGTGCATAAATTCAGCAGGAAACAAAGTTTTCTTGATCGCGtcatcactaaaaatgttaaaagatAAAG CTACGAAATGGTTATCTTCAAGTGAAGATGATCCACCGTCAGTGTACACCAGCGATGGAACTGAGATCTTCGACGAAGAGGTGTTTGAGGTGATTTCACAAACTGATACGACTCTCCTCATATTAAAGTCTGGTGAAACTCTGATCAATTATG ACGTCCATAAGAGTACTCTTCAACCTGATTTATCTTCGTCAACTGATACTGACATCAGCTCAGAAAGGtctgatttcattgattcGGAGGAATCGGCATCAATT gaattaccaaaacTAAGCGCTGATGTGGTGGATAAGCTATCAGCCTCTGCATCAGCTGCTGCCGCCGTTTGGGATGAATGTGTGACTCAAATGGCATACGGTTTACTCAAGAGACCCGAGGGAATCTCGACATCAAGACAATATACAGAGGCATGCCAAGAACTCATAAAAAGATATCCCAATTTGGCCAGAATCTCAGCTGGTAAAGTTACAAAGCCTTGG GTGGCTTTTAAGAAATCGTTAAGTATGAAAGTGAGACACATTCGGCACTACAGAAAGAAGAGAGATAATACGTCAGCTAGCAGTAGTTACAGGAAGGCAGTTAAGGTTTCAG CTTGCCGTGGTTTGAGTCGGGAGTCTCCGTCGTCGCCTGTTGGTGGTTTAGACGAAGACCGGAGTTCTTTCACAGCTGTTAAAGCGTCAg GTCGTTGTGGTTTGAGTCGGGAGTCTCCGTCACCTGTTGGTTTTTTAAACGAAGGCTGGAGTTCTTGCGAAGCTGTTAAAGCATCAG GTCGTTGTGGTTTGAGTCGGGAGTCTCGGTCacctattgtttttttaaacgaaGACTGGAGTTCTTGCGAAGCTCTTAAATCGTCAg GTCGTTGTGGTTTGAGTCGGGAGTCTCCGTCACCTGTTGGTTTTTTAAACGAAGGCTGGAGTTCTTGCGAAGCTGTTAAAGCATCAG CTTGCCGTGGTTTGAGTCAGAAGTCTCCGTCACCTGTTGGTTTTTTAAACGAAGACTGGAGTTCTTGCGAAGCTGTTAAAGCGTCGG TTTGCGGTGCTTTGAGTCAGGAGTCTCCGTCGCCCGTTGGTGTTTTAGCTGAAGACCTGAGTCCTTCTGAAGTCTCAAATAGTG ACCAAGCTGACCTTGCTATGTTAGGAGAAAAGCGATTGTTGGACCGACCAAAGATATTCAAACTGATGAAGGCCACACTAGCGCAGCGTCGACAGGAAATAAGAAATTCAGGCGATATACTTTTCTTCATGCAAAAGTATAAATTTTTTCAACATTTAGATTAT attttcgaggaatttcatttgatgGGATATGCAAGGGACTTTCTACATAATTTTTCTCAGAGATATGAATCAATGTTAGAAAAGTTAGCCACTTTGGCTATGATGAATGGAGATATTAGC GAGGATCAGCATCAGATTGCTTTGATTGAGTTTGTACACAAGGAAACAAGCTACAATTATTCACGTTGTATAATTTCCGTTGTTGAC GAAGTGGACTTTGGAAAGACCAGcaattcagaaaattcagCATTCCCAAGTATTGTTGTGGTTGGTGATGGGGTATCGTATGCGcaatattttctttctatCGGAACAGTGCTTATCGATTGTACCACCTACAAAGATCTATCCGGAATCAAGTTAGCATTACTGGCAACACTGGTATTGTACTACATTTTTGACCTGAACTATCCGAGACCTTTCAAGGAGTCCCTATCATTCTTTCaggcagttctatttcaagaaaattgtCGTAAAGGCAATAGAACGGCCAAATTATTCAGCCATTTTACATGTAGTTaa
- the LOC141908506 gene encoding uncharacterized protein LOC141908506 isoform X1: MCSVDNKTTLHRCINSAGNKVFLIASSLKMLKDKATKWLSSSEDDPPSVYTSDGTEIFDEEVFEVISQTDTTLLILKSGETLINYDVHKSTLQPDLSSSTDTDISSERSDFIDSEESASIELPKLSADVVDKLSASASAAAAVWDECVTQMAYGLLKRPEGISTSRQYTEACQELIKRYPNLARISAGKVTKPWVAFKKSLSMKVRHIRHYRKKRDNTSASSSYRKAVKVSACRGLSRESPSSPVGGLDEDRSSFTAVKASGRCGLSRESPSPVGFLNEGWSSCEAVKASGRCGLSRESRSPIVFLNEDWSSCEALKSSGRCGLSRESPSPVGFLNEGWSSCEAVKASACRGLSQKSPSPVGFLNEDWSSCEAVKASDESLLVCGALSQESPSPVGVLAEDLSPSEVSNSDQADLAMLGEKRLLDRPKIFKLMKATLAQRRQEIRNSGDILFFMQKYKFFQHLDYIFEEFHLMGYARDFLHNFSQRYESMLEKLATLAMMNGDISEDQHQIALIEFVHKETSYNYSRCIISVVDEVDFGKTSNSENSAFPSIVVVGDGVSYAQYFLSIGTVLIDCTTYKDLSGIKLALLATLVLYYIFDLNYPRPFKESLSFFQAVLFQENCRKGNRTAKLFSHFTCS; this comes from the exons ATGTGTTCGGTCGACAACAAAACCACACTTCATCGGTGCATAAATTCAGCAGGAAACAAAGTTTTCTTGATCGCGtcatcactaaaaatgttaaaagatAAAG CTACGAAATGGTTATCTTCAAGTGAAGATGATCCACCGTCAGTGTACACCAGCGATGGAACTGAGATCTTCGACGAAGAGGTGTTTGAGGTGATTTCACAAACTGATACGACTCTCCTCATATTAAAGTCTGGTGAAACTCTGATCAATTATG ACGTCCATAAGAGTACTCTTCAACCTGATTTATCTTCGTCAACTGATACTGACATCAGCTCAGAAAGGtctgatttcattgattcGGAGGAATCGGCATCAATT gaattaccaaaacTAAGCGCTGATGTGGTGGATAAGCTATCAGCCTCTGCATCAGCTGCTGCCGCCGTTTGGGATGAATGTGTGACTCAAATGGCATACGGTTTACTCAAGAGACCCGAGGGAATCTCGACATCAAGACAATATACAGAGGCATGCCAAGAACTCATAAAAAGATATCCCAATTTGGCCAGAATCTCAGCTGGTAAAGTTACAAAGCCTTGG GTGGCTTTTAAGAAATCGTTAAGTATGAAAGTGAGACACATTCGGCACTACAGAAAGAAGAGAGATAATACGTCAGCTAGCAGTAGTTACAGGAAGGCAGTTAAGGTTTCAG CTTGCCGTGGTTTGAGTCGGGAGTCTCCGTCGTCGCCTGTTGGTGGTTTAGACGAAGACCGGAGTTCTTTCACAGCTGTTAAAGCGTCAg GTCGTTGTGGTTTGAGTCGGGAGTCTCCGTCACCTGTTGGTTTTTTAAACGAAGGCTGGAGTTCTTGCGAAGCTGTTAAAGCATCAG GTCGTTGTGGTTTGAGTCGGGAGTCTCGGTCacctattgtttttttaaacgaaGACTGGAGTTCTTGCGAAGCTCTTAAATCGTCAg GTCGTTGTGGTTTGAGTCGGGAGTCTCCGTCACCTGTTGGTTTTTTAAACGAAGGCTGGAGTTCTTGCGAAGCTGTTAAAGCATCAG CTTGCCGTGGTTTGAGTCAGAAGTCTCCGTCACCTGTTGGTTTTTTAAACGAAGACTGGAGTTCTTGCGAAGCTGTTAAAGCGTCGG aCGAGTCTCTTTTAGTTTGCGGTGCTTTGAGTCAGGAGTCTCCGTCGCCCGTTGGTGTTTTAGCTGAAGACCTGAGTCCTTCTGAAGTCTCAAATAGTG ACCAAGCTGACCTTGCTATGTTAGGAGAAAAGCGATTGTTGGACCGACCAAAGATATTCAAACTGATGAAGGCCACACTAGCGCAGCGTCGACAGGAAATAAGAAATTCAGGCGATATACTTTTCTTCATGCAAAAGTATAAATTTTTTCAACATTTAGATTAT attttcgaggaatttcatttgatgGGATATGCAAGGGACTTTCTACATAATTTTTCTCAGAGATATGAATCAATGTTAGAAAAGTTAGCCACTTTGGCTATGATGAATGGAGATATTAGC GAGGATCAGCATCAGATTGCTTTGATTGAGTTTGTACACAAGGAAACAAGCTACAATTATTCACGTTGTATAATTTCCGTTGTTGAC GAAGTGGACTTTGGAAAGACCAGcaattcagaaaattcagCATTCCCAAGTATTGTTGTGGTTGGTGATGGGGTATCGTATGCGcaatattttctttctatCGGAACAGTGCTTATCGATTGTACCACCTACAAAGATCTATCCGGAATCAAGTTAGCATTACTGGCAACACTGGTATTGTACTACATTTTTGACCTGAACTATCCGAGACCTTTCAAGGAGTCCCTATCATTCTTTCaggcagttctatttcaagaaaattgtCGTAAAGGCAATAGAACGGCCAAATTATTCAGCCATTTTACATGTAGTTaa
- the LOC141908506 gene encoding uncharacterized protein LOC141908506 isoform X3 yields the protein MCSVDNKTTLHRCINSAGNKVFLIASSLKMLKDKATKWLSSSEDDPPSVYTSDGTEIFDEEVFEVISQTDTTLLILKSGETLINYDVHKSTLQPDLSSSTDTDISSERSDFIDSEESASIELPKLSADVVDKLSASASAAAAVWDECVTQMAYGLLKRPEGISTSRQYTEACQELIKRYPNLARISAGKVTKPWVAFKKSLSMKVRHIRHYRKKRDNTSASSSYRKAVKVSACRGLSRESPSSPVGGLDEDRSSFTAVKASGRCGLSRESPSPVGFLNEGWSSCEAVKASGRCGLSRESRSPIVFLNEDWSSCEALKSSGRCGLSRESPSPVGFLNEGWSSCEAVKASACRGLSQKSPSPVGFLNEDWSSCEAVKASDESLLVCGALSQESPSPVGVLAEDLSPSEVSNSDQADLAMLGEKRLLDRPKIFKLMKATLAQRRQEIRNSGDILFFMQKYKFFQHLDYIFEEFHLMGYARDFLHNFSQRYESMLEKLATLAMMNGDISEDQHQIALIEFVHKETSYNYSRCIISVVDYWYF from the exons ATGTGTTCGGTCGACAACAAAACCACACTTCATCGGTGCATAAATTCAGCAGGAAACAAAGTTTTCTTGATCGCGtcatcactaaaaatgttaaaagatAAAG CTACGAAATGGTTATCTTCAAGTGAAGATGATCCACCGTCAGTGTACACCAGCGATGGAACTGAGATCTTCGACGAAGAGGTGTTTGAGGTGATTTCACAAACTGATACGACTCTCCTCATATTAAAGTCTGGTGAAACTCTGATCAATTATG ACGTCCATAAGAGTACTCTTCAACCTGATTTATCTTCGTCAACTGATACTGACATCAGCTCAGAAAGGtctgatttcattgattcGGAGGAATCGGCATCAATT gaattaccaaaacTAAGCGCTGATGTGGTGGATAAGCTATCAGCCTCTGCATCAGCTGCTGCCGCCGTTTGGGATGAATGTGTGACTCAAATGGCATACGGTTTACTCAAGAGACCCGAGGGAATCTCGACATCAAGACAATATACAGAGGCATGCCAAGAACTCATAAAAAGATATCCCAATTTGGCCAGAATCTCAGCTGGTAAAGTTACAAAGCCTTGG GTGGCTTTTAAGAAATCGTTAAGTATGAAAGTGAGACACATTCGGCACTACAGAAAGAAGAGAGATAATACGTCAGCTAGCAGTAGTTACAGGAAGGCAGTTAAGGTTTCAG CTTGCCGTGGTTTGAGTCGGGAGTCTCCGTCGTCGCCTGTTGGTGGTTTAGACGAAGACCGGAGTTCTTTCACAGCTGTTAAAGCGTCAg GTCGTTGTGGTTTGAGTCGGGAGTCTCCGTCACCTGTTGGTTTTTTAAACGAAGGCTGGAGTTCTTGCGAAGCTGTTAAAGCATCAG GTCGTTGTGGTTTGAGTCGGGAGTCTCGGTCacctattgtttttttaaacgaaGACTGGAGTTCTTGCGAAGCTCTTAAATCGTCAg GTCGTTGTGGTTTGAGTCGGGAGTCTCCGTCACCTGTTGGTTTTTTAAACGAAGGCTGGAGTTCTTGCGAAGCTGTTAAAGCATCAG CTTGCCGTGGTTTGAGTCAGAAGTCTCCGTCACCTGTTGGTTTTTTAAACGAAGACTGGAGTTCTTGCGAAGCTGTTAAAGCGTCGG aCGAGTCTCTTTTAGTTTGCGGTGCTTTGAGTCAGGAGTCTCCGTCGCCCGTTGGTGTTTTAGCTGAAGACCTGAGTCCTTCTGAAGTCTCAAATAGTG ACCAAGCTGACCTTGCTATGTTAGGAGAAAAGCGATTGTTGGACCGACCAAAGATATTCAAACTGATGAAGGCCACACTAGCGCAGCGTCGACAGGAAATAAGAAATTCAGGCGATATACTTTTCTTCATGCAAAAGTATAAATTTTTTCAACATTTAGATTAT attttcgaggaatttcatttgatgGGATATGCAAGGGACTTTCTACATAATTTTTCTCAGAGATATGAATCAATGTTAGAAAAGTTAGCCACTTTGGCTATGATGAATGGAGATATTAGC GAGGATCAGCATCAGATTGCTTTGATTGAGTTTGTACACAAGGAAACAAGCTACAATTATTCACGTTGTATAATTTCCGTTGTTGAC TATTGGTATTTTTAG